In the Qipengyuania pelagi genome, one interval contains:
- the galU gene encoding UTP--glucose-1-phosphate uridylyltransferase GalU, translating into MSYKQIRKAVFPVAGMGTRFLPATKAVPKELLPIVDRPLIQYAVDEAREAGIEQMIFVTGRGKTAIVEHFDIAFELETTMSERSKDLGVLDPTRATPGDIITVRQQVPMGLGHAIWCARAVVGDEPFAIFLPDELMIGERGGAGCMKQMVDAYARTGGNLVSVLEVPHEEVSSYGVIDPGAASGNLTEVKGLVEKPAVADAPSNKIVSGRYILQPEVMRILEDQEKGAGGEIQLTDAMAKMIGDQPFHAVTFDGKRYDCGSKLGFVEATLALALQREDMGSSVREIAQRLLSE; encoded by the coding sequence ATGAGCTACAAACAGATCAGGAAAGCTGTTTTTCCGGTAGCCGGCATGGGCACGCGGTTTCTGCCCGCGACGAAAGCCGTGCCGAAGGAACTGCTGCCGATCGTCGATCGGCCGCTGATCCAATATGCGGTGGACGAGGCGCGCGAGGCGGGCATCGAACAGATGATCTTCGTGACCGGCCGCGGAAAGACCGCCATCGTTGAACATTTCGACATCGCCTTCGAACTCGAGACGACGATGAGCGAGCGGAGCAAGGACCTGGGCGTCCTCGATCCGACCCGCGCGACGCCGGGCGACATCATCACGGTACGCCAGCAAGTGCCGATGGGCCTCGGCCACGCGATCTGGTGCGCGCGCGCAGTGGTGGGTGACGAGCCCTTCGCGATCTTCCTGCCCGACGAACTCATGATCGGCGAACGCGGCGGCGCGGGCTGCATGAAGCAGATGGTCGATGCTTATGCCAGGACCGGAGGCAATCTCGTCAGCGTCCTCGAAGTGCCGCATGAAGAGGTGTCGAGCTACGGCGTGATCGATCCCGGCGCAGCCAGCGGCAATCTGACGGAAGTGAAGGGGTTGGTGGAAAAGCCCGCCGTGGCCGATGCCCCTTCGAACAAGATCGTATCGGGCCGCTACATTCTCCAGCCCGAGGTGATGCGGATCCTCGAAGACCAGGAAAAGGGTGCCGGCGGCGAAATCCAGCTGACCGATGCGATGGCCAAGATGATCGGCGACCAGCCGTTCCACGCCGTCACCTTCGATGGAAAACGGTACGATTGCGGCAGCAAGCTCGGTTTCGTGGAAGCGACTCTGGCCCTTGCCCTGCAACGCGAGGACATGGGCAGCAGCGTGCGCGAAATCGCGCAGCGTCTCCTGTCTGAATGA
- a CDS encoding O-antigen ligase family protein codes for MNQVAARYGRARPAGRDLRIESAIDIAMVCAVLFAILFNIWIGPLTPLILTGVTAVYCVIRRERLPALLLDTWPLLLLPALAIASVLWSINGGESMKAGLLYLLTVLVALILGSGVRRIDLLKAVFFSFLIFTILSWIYGYSQIGQRAFQGLLASKNAMGELSGGLVLAAICLFSDAVSRRKWLLGITCLLGLALGAVSLWLAEATTATIATGTASLCAIVWLTTLRLDAQSRTFLFLFAIIFSAIVFGIFYSFQDVIFDYVLGASGKDTTLTGRTDIWRVADGLIAERPWLGIGYNTFWHPGNLEAEALWRQFGIGNRSGFNFHNTYREITVHLGYVGFALFLAVSVIGTLGLFLGTMRKPSIPLVFLSALMISSAIKLPFESFGFGAMQLFGILTFAAISAGYTTFKLRSS; via the coding sequence GTGAACCAGGTTGCAGCAAGATATGGAAGGGCCCGACCCGCCGGGCGCGATCTGCGGATCGAGAGCGCGATCGACATCGCCATGGTGTGCGCGGTTCTGTTCGCTATCCTCTTCAATATCTGGATCGGACCGCTGACGCCTTTGATCCTGACCGGCGTCACGGCTGTCTACTGCGTGATCCGGCGTGAGCGATTGCCAGCCCTCCTGCTCGACACGTGGCCGCTGCTGCTCCTCCCTGCTCTCGCGATCGCCTCGGTCCTGTGGTCGATCAACGGGGGAGAGTCGATGAAGGCAGGTCTCCTCTATCTGCTGACGGTCCTCGTCGCCCTGATCCTGGGGTCGGGGGTCCGGCGCATCGATCTTCTAAAAGCGGTGTTCTTCTCGTTTCTGATCTTCACCATCCTGTCGTGGATCTACGGCTATTCCCAGATCGGCCAGCGCGCCTTCCAGGGGCTCCTCGCGTCGAAGAACGCGATGGGCGAGCTGAGCGGGGGCCTCGTCCTGGCGGCGATCTGCCTCTTTTCCGACGCGGTCTCGCGCCGAAAATGGCTGCTTGGGATCACATGCCTCCTGGGCCTCGCGCTCGGCGCCGTGAGCCTGTGGCTGGCGGAAGCGACGACGGCGACGATCGCCACCGGAACCGCGTCCCTTTGCGCGATCGTCTGGCTCACGACCCTGCGGCTCGACGCCCAGTCGCGAACCTTCCTGTTCCTGTTCGCGATCATCTTCAGCGCCATCGTGTTCGGCATATTCTACTCTTTCCAGGACGTCATTTTCGATTACGTCCTGGGCGCCAGCGGAAAGGATACCACGCTTACCGGCCGAACGGATATCTGGCGCGTCGCCGATGGCCTGATAGCGGAGCGACCATGGCTCGGCATCGGCTACAACACGTTCTGGCATCCCGGCAATCTCGAAGCCGAGGCCTTGTGGAGGCAGTTCGGAATCGGAAACCGCAGCGGGTTCAATTTCCACAACACCTATCGCGAGATCACGGTCCATCTGGGCTATGTGGGCTTCGCGCTGTTCCTGGCCGTATCCGTCATCGGCACGCTCGGCCTGTTTCTGGGAACGATGCGCAAGCCCAGCATCCCGCTCGTTTTCCTGAGCGCGCTCATGATAAGTTCGGCGATCAAACTGCCCTTCGAAAGCTTCGGCTTCGGGGCCATGCAGCTGTTCGGCATCCTGACCTTCGCAGCGATCTCGGCAGGCTACACGACCTTCAAACTGCGCAGTAGCTGA
- a CDS encoding glycosyltransferase family 4 protein, with protein sequence MNKIDERIEGFTIFPPTMRRYDLVHAFNRIPVGRAPYLIGFESHLPRAFSLESTAYFKALTKSLAGKRCRGVVAISRYSERIFRKTHADSAMAEELYEKLEMRYPNIEIPAVEDQAPDLNGPLQLVFVGHHFARKGGCVAVRLAELAQEAGVDMRITIVSGLAMGGAIWTDPAREEYYETWADRLEGSNITHHPSLPNDQVQTLLRGAHFCLLPTFGDTFGYSAIEAMANHCPMIATRQGALPEFIEDDSNGILLDLPVDGDGDWIHSSSPDRDTPGFERMFTDEIERLAETALTRVVDYLNNPARYRALRIEARRTVETTFAATDANEFWDRRYEEAVG encoded by the coding sequence ATGAACAAGATCGACGAGCGGATCGAGGGCTTCACCATCTTTCCGCCGACCATGCGGAGATACGATCTGGTCCACGCGTTCAATCGGATTCCGGTGGGCCGGGCGCCCTATCTCATCGGGTTCGAATCCCACCTGCCGCGTGCGTTTTCGCTGGAATCCACCGCCTATTTCAAAGCTCTGACCAAATCGCTCGCTGGCAAGCGTTGCAGGGGGGTCGTCGCTATCTCCCGGTACTCCGAACGGATCTTCCGCAAAACGCACGCCGATAGCGCCATGGCGGAGGAGCTTTATGAAAAGCTGGAGATGCGGTATCCCAATATCGAGATCCCCGCCGTCGAGGATCAGGCGCCCGATTTGAACGGCCCGCTGCAACTGGTCTTCGTGGGGCATCATTTCGCCCGCAAGGGCGGCTGCGTCGCGGTTCGCCTGGCCGAACTCGCGCAGGAGGCGGGGGTCGATATGCGCATCACCATCGTTTCCGGGCTGGCGATGGGCGGCGCTATCTGGACCGATCCCGCGCGCGAGGAATATTATGAAACCTGGGCAGACCGCCTGGAGGGAAGCAACATAACCCATCACCCATCGCTTCCCAACGATCAGGTTCAGACGCTGTTGCGGGGCGCGCATTTCTGTCTTTTGCCGACCTTCGGCGACACGTTCGGATACAGCGCCATCGAAGCGATGGCCAATCATTGCCCGATGATCGCCACCCGGCAGGGCGCGCTGCCGGAGTTCATCGAAGACGACAGCAATGGCATCCTGCTCGATCTTCCCGTCGATGGCGACGGCGATTGGATCCACAGCTCCTCGCCGGACAGGGATACGCCGGGTTTCGAGCGTATGTTTACGGACGAGATCGAGCGTTTGGCCGAAACCGCGCTGACACGCGTGGTCGACTATCTCAACAATCCAGCCCGCTATCGTGCTCTGCGCATAGAAGCGCGCCGCACTGTCGAGACGACGTTCGCCGCGACCGATGCGAACGAATTCTGGGACCGACGCTACGAGGAAGCAGTCGGGTGA
- a CDS encoding family 16 glycosylhydrolase, whose protein sequence is MVLCALGIAVLAQNATGGSLLTALTPEPAPGSVPNPYCRSQPSGDLPPLDVSDMRLWNYDAAWHASQWDNAFSRIPWRSDHVSLAANGDVVLRLDGSGAPQIKSGSRIAMADKGTWETEVTLPEMREGMVVAPLWLFNQDRREEIDFEFAGRKSLDLSLHAYPRGEHRKTTVSVFKGMDFSNCTVRFKIVADIPAGWASLYVEDELVHRFERKDLGYFVTGKTRPIIEMWAGRDDHEGFVQWLGKWRDLPPGKTLTMRVHGYRFSPATDDR, encoded by the coding sequence TTGGTACTCTGTGCCCTTGGGATCGCGGTCCTCGCGCAAAATGCGACCGGCGGATCGCTGCTGACGGCCCTGACGCCCGAGCCTGCGCCCGGCTCGGTTCCGAATCCCTATTGCCGGTCGCAACCGAGCGGCGATCTTCCTCCGCTCGACGTGTCCGACATGCGCCTGTGGAATTACGACGCCGCCTGGCACGCCTCGCAATGGGACAATGCTTTCAGCCGCATCCCCTGGCGATCCGACCATGTGTCGCTCGCGGCGAATGGTGATGTGGTTCTGCGGCTCGACGGTTCGGGCGCTCCGCAGATCAAGTCCGGAAGCCGGATCGCGATGGCCGACAAGGGCACATGGGAAACCGAAGTCACCCTGCCCGAAATGCGCGAGGGCATGGTCGTCGCCCCGCTATGGCTATTCAATCAGGACCGGCGCGAGGAGATCGATTTCGAATTCGCGGGCAGGAAGAGCCTCGACTTGAGCCTCCACGCCTATCCCAGAGGCGAGCATCGCAAGACGACGGTGTCGGTTTTCAAGGGCATGGACTTTTCGAATTGCACGGTCCGCTTCAAGATCGTCGCCGACATACCTGCAGGCTGGGCGTCGCTCTATGTCGAGGACGAGTTGGTTCATCGCTTCGAAAGGAAAGACCTCGGATATTTCGTCACTGGCAAGACGCGTCCGATCATCGAGATGTGGGCGGGGCGCGACGACCATGAGGGGTTCGTCCAGTGGCTCGGCAAGTGGCGGGATCTGCCGCCGGGAAAGACCTTGACCATGCGGGTTCACGGCTATCGTTTCTCACCCGCGACGGATGACCGATAG